The following proteins are co-located in the Haliotis asinina isolate JCU_RB_2024 chromosome 13, JCU_Hal_asi_v2, whole genome shotgun sequence genome:
- the LOC137260327 gene encoding histone-lysine N-methyltransferase EHMT2-like yields MTTPSPAAGRRLYDASYDGDLERVKRILSAGHVDINYRGGWNSRTPVMAAARYGHRDVVEFLVGRGADLSLVDSDGSNALHWASIGDLGTVKLILDLDVVDVNVINNYGYTAAYLARINRHQRVLDLLVSRGAS; encoded by the exons ATGA CGACTCCATCACCAGCAGCAGGCCGCCGCCTCTACGACGCCAGCTATGACGGTGACCTGGAGAGAGTGAAGCGGATCCTGTCAGCGGGTCACGTTGACATCAACTATAGAGGAGGATGGAACAGCAGGACACCGGTGATGGCGGCAGCACGATACGGACACAGGGAcgtggtggagttcctggtggGTAGAGGGGCTGATTTGTCACTGGTGGACAGTGACGGTAGCAACGCCCTTCACTGGGCCAGCATTGGTGACCTGGGGACCGTGAAGTTGATCCTGGACCTGGACGTGGTTGACGTCAACGTCATTAATAACTACGGGTACACAGCGGCCTACTTAGCGAGAATCAATAGACATCAGCGAGTGTTGGATctcctggtgtcacgtggtGCATCCTGA
- the LOC137260328 gene encoding poly [ADP-ribose] polymerase tankyrase-2-like — MTSTDPSPSNAIPPSPLTTQHSDLHASTTDASEDLTPSNTVLPAPETTQDSDAHAIPSPSAGRCLSNASYDGDLERVKRILSAGHVDISNRGGGLSWTPVMAAAVNGQRDVVEFLVGRGADLSLVDMGGNNVLHLACVGGDLETVKLILDLDVVDVNARNNYGKTAAHRARVWGRLRVLDFLVSRGIH, encoded by the exons ATGA CCTCAACTGACCCGAGCCCGAGCAACGCGATTCCACCATCGCCACTGACTACACAACACTCCGATCTACATG cctccACGACAGACGCGAGTGAGGATCTGACACCGAGCAACACAGTTCTACCAGCGCCAGAGACGACACAAGACTCGGATGCACACG CGATTCCATCACCATCAGCAGGCCGCTGCCTCTCCAACGCCAGCTATGACGGTGACCTGGAGAGAGTGAAGCGGATCCTGTCAGCGGGTCACGTTGACATCAGCAATAGAGGAGGAGGGTTGAGCTGGACACCGGTGATGGCGGCTGCAGTGAATGGACAGAGGGAcgtggtggagttcctggtggGTAGAGGGGCTGATTTGTCACTGGTGGACATGGGCGGTAACAACGTCCTTCACTTGGCCTGTGTTGGTGGAGACCTGGAGACAGTGAAGCTGATCCTGGACCTGGACGTGGTTGACGTCAACGCCAGGAACAACTACGGGAAGACAGCGGCCCACAGGGCGAGAGTCTGGGGACGTCTGCGAGTGTTGGATTTCCTGGTGTCACGTGGTATACACTGA